A single Lemur catta isolate mLemCat1 chromosome 20, mLemCat1.pri, whole genome shotgun sequence DNA region contains:
- the USB1 gene encoding U6 snRNA phosphodiesterase isoform X1, producing the protein MSAAPLVGYSSSGSEDESEAGVQTRPGSGACRRGQSPPPSQRFPVPDSVLNMFPGTEEGPEDDSAKHGGRVRTFPHERGNWATHVYIPYEAKEEFLDLLDLLLARAQTYVPRLVRMEAFHLSLSQSVVLRHHWILPFVQALKERMASFQRFFFTANRVKIYTNQEKTRTFVGLEVTSGHAQFLDLVSEVDRVMEEFCLTTFYQDPSFHISLAWCVGDTRLQLEGQCLRELQEIVDEFEDAELLLRVHTEHVRCKSGNKFFSMPLK; encoded by the exons ATGAGTGCGGCGCCCCTGGTGGGCTACAGCAGCAGCGGCTCCGAAGATGAATCCGAGGCCGGAGTGCAGACCAGGCCGGGGTCTGGGGCCTGCCGTCG TGGCCAGAGCCCCCCTCCCAGTCAGAGGTTTCCCGTACCTGACAGTGTACTGAACATGTTCCCTGGCACCGAGGAGGGGCCTGAAGATGACAGCGCAAAACACGGGGGACGGGTGCGCACCTTCCCCCACGAGCGGGGCAACTGGGCCACCCACGTCTACATACCAT ACGAAGCCAAGGAGGAGTTCCTGGATCTGCTTGACCTGCTGCTGGCCCGCGCCCAGACCTATGTGCCCCGGCTGGTGAGGATGGAGGCGTTCCACCTCAGCCTGTCCCAGAGCGTGGTTCTGCGCCACCACTGGATCCTCCCCTTCGTGCAGGCTCTGAAAGAGCGCATGGCCTCCTTCCAGAG ATTCTTCTTTACTGCCAACCGGGTAAAGATTTATACCAATCAAGAAAAAACCAG gaCCTTTGTTGGGCTTGAGGTCACCTCAGGGCATGCCCAGTTCCTGGACCTGGTTTCAGAGGTGGACAGAGTCATGGAGGAGTTCTGCCTTACCACTTTCTACCAG GACCCTTCGTTCCACATCAGCCTGGCCTGGTGTGTGGGTGACACGCGTCTCCAGCTGGAAGGGCAGTGCCTGCGGGAGCTACAG GAAATCGTGGATGAGTTTGAAGATGCCGAGCTGCTGCTGCGTGTGCACACTGAGCATGTCCGCTGCAAGTCTGGGAACAAGTTCTTCTCCATGCCTTTGAAGTGA
- the USB1 gene encoding U6 snRNA phosphodiesterase isoform X2: protein MSAAPLVGYSSSGSEDESEAGVQTRPGSGACRRGQSPPPSQRFPVPDSVLNMFPGTEEGPEDDSAKHGGRVRTFPHERGNWATHVYIPYEAKEEFLDLLDLLLARAQTYVPRLVRMEAFHLSLSQSVVLRHHWILPFVQALKERMASFQRFFFTANRVKIYTNQEKTRTFVGLEVTSGHAQFLDLVSEVDRVMEEFCLTTFYQEIVDEFEDAELLLRVHTEHVRCKSGNKFFSMPLK from the exons ATGAGTGCGGCGCCCCTGGTGGGCTACAGCAGCAGCGGCTCCGAAGATGAATCCGAGGCCGGAGTGCAGACCAGGCCGGGGTCTGGGGCCTGCCGTCG TGGCCAGAGCCCCCCTCCCAGTCAGAGGTTTCCCGTACCTGACAGTGTACTGAACATGTTCCCTGGCACCGAGGAGGGGCCTGAAGATGACAGCGCAAAACACGGGGGACGGGTGCGCACCTTCCCCCACGAGCGGGGCAACTGGGCCACCCACGTCTACATACCAT ACGAAGCCAAGGAGGAGTTCCTGGATCTGCTTGACCTGCTGCTGGCCCGCGCCCAGACCTATGTGCCCCGGCTGGTGAGGATGGAGGCGTTCCACCTCAGCCTGTCCCAGAGCGTGGTTCTGCGCCACCACTGGATCCTCCCCTTCGTGCAGGCTCTGAAAGAGCGCATGGCCTCCTTCCAGAG ATTCTTCTTTACTGCCAACCGGGTAAAGATTTATACCAATCAAGAAAAAACCAG gaCCTTTGTTGGGCTTGAGGTCACCTCAGGGCATGCCCAGTTCCTGGACCTGGTTTCAGAGGTGGACAGAGTCATGGAGGAGTTCTGCCTTACCACTTTCTACCAG GAAATCGTGGATGAGTTTGAAGATGCCGAGCTGCTGCTGCGTGTGCACACTGAGCATGTCCGCTGCAAGTCTGGGAACAAGTTCTTCTCCATGCCTTTGAAGTGA
- the ZNF319 gene encoding zinc finger protein 319 isoform X2, whose product MSESWQQPPQTQPQQPQPPQPQHHAEPPPALAEHTLPPGTAENPLGCAVYGILLQPDPGLQPPQHAPLQAAGEPGPKCGVCGHDLAHLSSPHEHQCLAGHDRSFQCTQCLKIFHQATDLLEHQCVQAEQKPFVCGVCKMGFSLLTSLAQHHSAHTGLVKCSICEKTYKPAEAAEPATTAAPSLPPAPQPAAVAPAEQADKPYSCPICQKPFKHLSELSRHERIHTGEKPYKCTLCDKSFSQSSHLVHHKRTHSSERPYKCAVCEKTFKHRSHLVRHMYAHSGEHHLFRCNVCELHFKESSELLQHPCTPSGERPFRCGECQKAFKRPSDLRQHERTHSAERPFKCDLCPMGFKQQYALMRHRRTHKTEEPFKCGLCEKGFGQPSHLLYHQHVHTLETLFKCPVCQKGFDQSAELLRHKCLPGAAERPFKCPVCNKAYKRASALQKHQLAHCAAAEKPLRCTMCERRFFSSSEFVQHRCDPAREKPLKCPDCEKRFKYASDLQRHRRVHTGEKPYKCPNCDKAFKQREHLNKHQGVHAREQQFKCVWCGERFLDVALLQEHSAQHSAAAAAAEGAYQDLLS is encoded by the exons ATGTCGGAAAGCTGGCAGCAGCCGCCACAGACGCAGCCGCAGCAGCCGCAGCCACCGCAGCCGCAGCACCACGCGGAGCCACCGCCGGCCCTAGCCGAGCACACGCTGCCCCCGGGCACGGCTGAGAACCCCCTGGGCTGTGCCGTCTACGGCATCCTCCTGCAGCCCGACCCGGGCCTGCAGCCCCCACAGCACGCGCCCCTTCAGGCAGCAGGCGAGCCAGGCCCCAAATGCGGTGTGTGTGGTCACGACCTGGCACACCTGTCCAGCCCACACGAGCACCAGTGCCTGGCAGGCCACGACCGCTCGTTCCAGTGCACGCAGTGTCTCAAGATCTTCCACCAGGCGACGGACCTGCTGGAGCACCAGTGCGTGCAGGCTGAGCAGAAGCCTTTCGTCTGCGGCGTCTGCAAGATGGGCTTCTCGCTGCTCACCTCGCTGGCCCAGCACCACAGTGCGCACACCGGCCTGGTGAAATGCTCCATCTGCGAGAAGACCTACAAACCAGCGGAGGCAGCCGAGCCGGCCACCACTGCCGCCCCATCGCTTCCCCCGGCTCCGCAGCCGGCTGCTGTGGCCCCTGCGGAACAGGCCGACAAGCCCTACAGCTGCCCCATCTGCCAGAAGCCCTTCAAGCACCTGTCGGAGCTCTCCCGGCACGAGCGGATCCACACGGGCGAGAAGCCGTACAAGTGCACGCTGTGTGACAAGAGCTTCAGCCAGTCCTCCCACCTGGTGCACCACAAGCGCACGCACAGCTCCGAGCGGCCCTACAAGTGCGCGGTCTGCGAGAAGACCTTCAAACACCGCTCCCACCTGGTGCGCCACATGTACGCGCACTCGGGCGAGCACCACCTGTTCCGCTGCAACGTGTGCGAGCTGCATTTCAAGGAGTCGTCGGAGCTGCTGCAGCACCCGTGCACGCCGAGCGGGGAGCGGCCCTTCCGCTGCGGCGAGTGCCAGAAGGCCTTCAAGCGGCCGTCGGACCTGCGGCAGCACGAGCGCACCCACAGCGCCGAGCGGCCCTTCAAGTGCGACCTGTGCCCCATGGGCTTCAAGCAGCAGTACGCGCTCATGCGGCACCGGCGCACGCACAAGACCGAGGAGCCCTTCAAGTGCGGCCTGTGCGAGAAGGGCTTCGGGCAGCCCAGCCACCTGCTCTACCACCAGCACGTGCACACCCTCGAGACTCTCTTCAagtgccccgtgtgccagaaggGCTTCGACCAGTCGGCCGAGCTGCTGCGGCACAAGTGCCTGCCCGGCGCGGCCGAGCGGCCCTTCAAGTGCCCCGTGTGCAACAAGGCCTACAAGCGGGCGTCGGCGCTGCAAAAGCACCAGCTGGCCCACTGCGCGGCGGCCGAGAAGCCCCTGCGCTGCACCATGTGCGAGCGCCGCTTCTTCTCCTCCTCGGAGTTCGTGCAGCACCGCTGCGACCCCGCCCGCGAGAAGCCGCTCAAGTGCCCGGACTGCGAGAAGCGCTTCAAGTACGCGTCAGACCTGCAGCGGCACCGGCGGGTGCACACAGGCGAGAAGCCTTACAAGTGCCCCAACTGCGACAAGGCCTTCAAGCAGCGGGAGCATCTCAACAAGCACCAGGGCGTGCACGCCCGCGAGCAGCAGTTCAAGTGCGTGTGGTGCGGGGAGCGCTTCCTGGACGTGGCCCTGCTGCAGGAGCACAGCGCGCAGCACAGCGCGGCCGCGGCGGCCGCCGAGGGCGCCTACCAG GATCTGCTTTCTTGA
- the ZNF319 gene encoding zinc finger protein 319 isoform X1, producing the protein MSESWQQPPQTQPQQPQPPQPQHHAEPPPALAEHTLPPGTAENPLGCAVYGILLQPDPGLQPPQHAPLQAAGEPGPKCGVCGHDLAHLSSPHEHQCLAGHDRSFQCTQCLKIFHQATDLLEHQCVQAEQKPFVCGVCKMGFSLLTSLAQHHSAHTGLVKCSICEKTYKPAEAAEPATTAAPSLPPAPQPAAVAPAEQADKPYSCPICQKPFKHLSELSRHERIHTGEKPYKCTLCDKSFSQSSHLVHHKRTHSSERPYKCAVCEKTFKHRSHLVRHMYAHSGEHHLFRCNVCELHFKESSELLQHPCTPSGERPFRCGECQKAFKRPSDLRQHERTHSAERPFKCDLCPMGFKQQYALMRHRRTHKTEEPFKCGLCEKGFGQPSHLLYHQHVHTLETLFKCPVCQKGFDQSAELLRHKCLPGAAERPFKCPVCNKAYKRASALQKHQLAHCAAAEKPLRCTMCERRFFSSSEFVQHRCDPAREKPLKCPDCEKRFKYASDLQRHRRVHTGEKPYKCPNCDKAFKQREHLNKHQGVHAREQQFKCVWCGERFLDVALLQEHSAQHSAAAAAAEGAYQVAACLP; encoded by the coding sequence ATGTCGGAAAGCTGGCAGCAGCCGCCACAGACGCAGCCGCAGCAGCCGCAGCCACCGCAGCCGCAGCACCACGCGGAGCCACCGCCGGCCCTAGCCGAGCACACGCTGCCCCCGGGCACGGCTGAGAACCCCCTGGGCTGTGCCGTCTACGGCATCCTCCTGCAGCCCGACCCGGGCCTGCAGCCCCCACAGCACGCGCCCCTTCAGGCAGCAGGCGAGCCAGGCCCCAAATGCGGTGTGTGTGGTCACGACCTGGCACACCTGTCCAGCCCACACGAGCACCAGTGCCTGGCAGGCCACGACCGCTCGTTCCAGTGCACGCAGTGTCTCAAGATCTTCCACCAGGCGACGGACCTGCTGGAGCACCAGTGCGTGCAGGCTGAGCAGAAGCCTTTCGTCTGCGGCGTCTGCAAGATGGGCTTCTCGCTGCTCACCTCGCTGGCCCAGCACCACAGTGCGCACACCGGCCTGGTGAAATGCTCCATCTGCGAGAAGACCTACAAACCAGCGGAGGCAGCCGAGCCGGCCACCACTGCCGCCCCATCGCTTCCCCCGGCTCCGCAGCCGGCTGCTGTGGCCCCTGCGGAACAGGCCGACAAGCCCTACAGCTGCCCCATCTGCCAGAAGCCCTTCAAGCACCTGTCGGAGCTCTCCCGGCACGAGCGGATCCACACGGGCGAGAAGCCGTACAAGTGCACGCTGTGTGACAAGAGCTTCAGCCAGTCCTCCCACCTGGTGCACCACAAGCGCACGCACAGCTCCGAGCGGCCCTACAAGTGCGCGGTCTGCGAGAAGACCTTCAAACACCGCTCCCACCTGGTGCGCCACATGTACGCGCACTCGGGCGAGCACCACCTGTTCCGCTGCAACGTGTGCGAGCTGCATTTCAAGGAGTCGTCGGAGCTGCTGCAGCACCCGTGCACGCCGAGCGGGGAGCGGCCCTTCCGCTGCGGCGAGTGCCAGAAGGCCTTCAAGCGGCCGTCGGACCTGCGGCAGCACGAGCGCACCCACAGCGCCGAGCGGCCCTTCAAGTGCGACCTGTGCCCCATGGGCTTCAAGCAGCAGTACGCGCTCATGCGGCACCGGCGCACGCACAAGACCGAGGAGCCCTTCAAGTGCGGCCTGTGCGAGAAGGGCTTCGGGCAGCCCAGCCACCTGCTCTACCACCAGCACGTGCACACCCTCGAGACTCTCTTCAagtgccccgtgtgccagaaggGCTTCGACCAGTCGGCCGAGCTGCTGCGGCACAAGTGCCTGCCCGGCGCGGCCGAGCGGCCCTTCAAGTGCCCCGTGTGCAACAAGGCCTACAAGCGGGCGTCGGCGCTGCAAAAGCACCAGCTGGCCCACTGCGCGGCGGCCGAGAAGCCCCTGCGCTGCACCATGTGCGAGCGCCGCTTCTTCTCCTCCTCGGAGTTCGTGCAGCACCGCTGCGACCCCGCCCGCGAGAAGCCGCTCAAGTGCCCGGACTGCGAGAAGCGCTTCAAGTACGCGTCAGACCTGCAGCGGCACCGGCGGGTGCACACAGGCGAGAAGCCTTACAAGTGCCCCAACTGCGACAAGGCCTTCAAGCAGCGGGAGCATCTCAACAAGCACCAGGGCGTGCACGCCCGCGAGCAGCAGTTCAAGTGCGTGTGGTGCGGGGAGCGCTTCCTGGACGTGGCCCTGCTGCAGGAGCACAGCGCGCAGCACAGCGCGGCCGCGGCGGCCGCCGAGGGCGCCTACCAGGTAGCCGCCTGCTTGCCCTGA